In Candidatus Saccharibacteria bacterium, the genomic window AAGAATGAACAATCACATATTTAGAATTTTAATAAGTCTTTAAGAAGTGAATGCTTCAAACTAGATCATTATGATCCTAATAACCTCATTGACCTACAGTTACAAGCAGACCAGTCTACTAATCACTATATCAATGGACGCTGGCATATGGGGTTACCCAGTATGATGACTACTGCTCAGTTTACTGAGTACTACAATCAAGACCCTGATCATGCTAGGATGAGAGTAGCAGAGATTTGCTGTTAGTTGCATTTGGGGTGGTACTTTACGTAGACTTGATGCCTTATTGTTGATGTAGTATACTACATTTAGTGTCTAGAAGGTGATTAAGCATATTACTAGGGTTTGTAGCATGAAAGATTTAGCGCCAGATATTTATAGACAGAGGTTGGTTTTAGAGGGATATCCCTCCAAAACCGTTGAGGATAATGATATAAAGGATTATTTATCAAGACTATCTGATGTCTTGGATATGCATACTTTATTGAGTCCAGTTACACATAGATCAGACAAATTTGGATGGGCTGGTTGGATTCATTGGGAGACTTCAGGAGCCCATTTTTATGCGTGGGAGCAGCCTAGGCTATTTTTCAGTGTAGATATATATACATGTAAACCCTTTTTAGTAGAAAGTGCAGTTCAGTTTACGGGTCAATACTTTGATACAACTAGAATAGAAGTTAAGGAATTTTAGCTATATGACTATCTCTGGTGAGAATGCTTCAAAAGAAGGTTTAGTAGTTTATAACTATGATCTTACAGACGTACAGATCGAAGAGATTCTGGGAGATTATTTCCTAGGTAAAGAAGAACAAATCCAACCATTTTCTTTGCTGGTAGTAAGTCCTGAAGACAGTGACAGTATAAGTAATGTTGCTAGAACAATAGAGTGTAGGGTATTTCGAGAAAGATTTTCGACAAATACGCCTGAACTTATGAAAGATGTCTATAGACCATATGAAGATTCAAGCTCTTTTGTTATTATAATAGACAATGTAAGCAATCTTCCAGTTGGTGTTATGCGATTAATTGAAAATAAACCCGGATCAGGTATGATCAGTTTAGATGATGTTTTCTTGAATCCAAATATCAATGACGGTAGGGGGTGGGGACAAGAGGAGGTATTGATTGATGATCAAAAGATTCGTAGTGCGGATGATCTAGTAAGAATAGGAATCAATAGTCTGGATATAGCAACAATAGGTATTATAAAGGGCTACAGAAGGGGGGATAGTGAATCTAGAGAACGAATATCCGATTATATAATTTTGGGTCTATTCTATGGACTTAATGTATACTCATTAGACCATGACATCGGTTTATGGTTTGCAATCTTAGATGATAACGTCTTGAAATATTTAGAG contains:
- a CDS encoding S-adenosylmethionine decarboxylase, which translates into the protein MKDLAPDIYRQRLVLEGYPSKTVEDNDIKDYLSRLSDVLDMHTLLSPVTHRSDKFGWAGWIHWETSGAHFYAWEQPRLFFSVDIYTCKPFLVESAVQFTGQYFDTTRIEVKEF